CGGTGAACGCGATCTTGGCGATCCGGTTGCTCGACGCCAGCGGCTTGCCGGCCTCGGCGCCAAATCCGTTGACCACGTTGACCACTCCCGCCGGCAACAGGTCGCCGATCAGCGACATCAGGTACAGCACCGACGCCGGGGTCTGCTCGGCGGGCTTGAGCACCACCGCGTTGCCGGCCGCCAGCGCAGGCGCCAATTTCCAGGCGGCCATCAGGATCGGGAAGTTCCACGGGATGATCTGCCCCACCACCCCGAGCGGCTCCTGGAAGTGGTAGGCGACGGTGTTCTCGTCGATCTGCGACAGCGACCCCTCCTGCGCGCGGATCGCCCCGGCGAAGTACCGGAAATGATCGGCCGCCAGCGGGATGTCGGCGGCCAGCGCCTCGCGGATCGGTTTGCCGTTGTCCCAGACCTCGGCCACCGCCAGCGCGGTCTTGTTCTCCTCGATCCGGTCGGCGATCTTGTTCAGGACCGCGGCCCGCTCGGCGGGCGCGGCCTTGCCCCAGGCCGGCGCCGCCGCGTGCGCGGCGTCGAGCGCCTTCTCGACGTCGGCCTCGTCGGAACGCGGTATTTCGCAGAACGTCTGGCCGGTCACCGGAGTCGGGTTCTCGAAGTAGCGGCCGCCCGCCGGCGCGACCCACTGTCCCCCGATGAAGTTCTGGTACCGGGATTCATAGGACATCAGCGCCCCGGCGGCACCCGGACGTGCGAAAACGGTCATCTGCTCGGCTCCTCGTTTCACCGCATGTAATACACCTCACACTACCGCCGGGGGCCACAATGGCTGCCATGACATCTGAGGCCGCCGCCGCGCAGGACGACCCGTATCTATGGCTCGAGGAAATCACCGGCGAGGAGGCGCTGGAGTGGGTGCGGGCGCGCAACGAACCGACACTGGCCGAATTCCGCGATGCGCGGTTTGAGCGCATGCGCGCCGAGGCGCTCGAGGTGCTCGACACCGACGCCCGAATCCCCTACGTCGTGCGCCGCGGCGAGTACCTCTATAACTTCTGGCGCGACGCCGCCAACCCGCGCGGGCTGTGGCGGCGCACCACGCTGGGCAGCTACCGCACCGACTCCCCCGAATGGGACGTGCTGATCGATATCGATGAACTGGGGCGAATTGACGATCAAAAATGGGTGTGGGCGGGTGCCGGCGTCATCGAACCCGAGCACATGCGCGCCCTGATCGGGCTGTCCCGGGGCGGCTCGGACGCCTCCATCGTGCGCGAATTCGACATGGCGACACGCGAATTCGTCGTCGACGGATTCGAGCTGCCGGAGGCCAAGTCACAGACCGCCTGGGCCGACCCGGATACCCTGCTGGTGGGCACCGACTTCGGCGCCGGTTCGCTCACCGAGTCCGGCTACCCGCGCGTCATCAAGCGATGGCGCCGCGGCACGCCGCTCGCCGACGCCGAGACCGTCTTCGAGGGCACTCGCGCCGACGTCAGCGTCTCCGCGTCCGTGGACCGGACACCCGGCTTCGAGCGCACCCTCTTACTGCGAGCCCTCGACTTCTGGAACGACGAGGTCTACGAGCTGCGGGGCTCGGAGCTGATTCGCATCGACGCGCCCACCGACGCCGGCGTGTCGATACACCGCGAATGGCTGTTGATCGAACTGCGCACCGACTGGTTCCGCGGCACCACGACATATGCCGCGGGCTCGCTGCTGGCGGCCGACTACGACGAGTTCCTCGCCGGCACAGCGCAATTGCGGGTGGTGTTCGAGCCCGACGAGCACACAGCCCTGAATCACTACGCGTGGACGAGAGACCGCCTTCTGATCGTCACGCTGGCCGACGTGGCCAGCCGCGTGGAGATCGCCACACCGCCTTCGCGTGACGACCCGCTGCGCCCGGCTCCGCCGCGCTTGCGATCGTCACGGGGCGCGTGGCGGCGCGAACCCCAGCCGGGCATCCCGGCCGCCACCAACACCGTCGTCGTCACCGCCGACGACACCGGTGACGAGTTCTTCCTTGATTCCAGTGGATTCATCACACCCTCAAAGCTGTTGCGCGGCACCGGCGGCGGGCAACTCGACGAGATCAAGGCGGCGCCGACGTTCTTCGACGCCGAAAACATCTCCGTGGCACAGCATTTCGTGGCGTCGAAGGATGGCACGCCGATCCCCTACTTCGTCGTACGGCCCAACGACGCGGACGGTCCCGGGCCTACCCTGCTGAGCGGATACGGCGGATTCGAGGCGTCGCGAACACCTGGGTACGACGGCGTGCTGGGCCGGCTGTGGCTGGCGCGCGGGGGCACCTACGCGGTGGCCAACATCCGCGGCGGCGGCGAGTACGGGCCCGGCTGGCACACCCAGGCGATGCGCGCGGGCCGGCACAAGGTCGCCGAGGACTTCGCCGCGGTGGCAACCGATTTGGTGGACCGCGGAATTACGACGGTCGAGCAGCTCGGCGCGCGGGGCGGCAGCAACGGTGGGCTGCTGATGGGCATCATGCTCACTCAATATCCCGAGAAGTTCGGCGCGCTGGTCTGTGACGTGCCGCTGCTGGACATGAAGCGTTACCACCTGCTGCTCGCCGGGGCCTCGTGGGTGGCCGAGTACGGCGACCCGGACGACCCGAATGATTGGGTATTCATCTCTAAATACTCCCCGTACCAAAACATTTCGGCGACGCGGCACTACCCGCCGGTGCTGTTCACCACGTCCACCCGCGACGACCGGGTGCACCCGGGCCATGCCCGCAAGATGACGGCGGCGTTAGAGGCCGCGGGCCACAAGGTCTGGTACTACGAAAACATCGAGGGCGGCCACGCCGGCGCCGCCGACAACGAGCAGATCGCGTTCAAGTCGGCGCTGAGTTATTCGTTCCTATGGCGGACGCTGGGCACTTGAGGGCCGTCCAGTCGCGGTGTTAAGAACACCGTTCCCCATCGAGGAGCGAACGCGACTTCGCCGCTAGTCCAAAGTTACGGCCTTCTGGGTTGCCGATCTTGGCTTTGACGTGGTGACGTCTGCGGCGCGGGCGCCGACTCCGCGGATCAGGTCGCCGATCTGGTCTCTCAACTCCTGCAGGTGCCTGTCTCCCGTCTCACGGACAGCCGACCGTATCTGAAAGTTGACGACGCCACCCAGGTCACCATGTACCCCGACAGCGACGATCCCGATCGATGGATCGCCGAGGTTTACCGCGCCGGTGCAGACGGCGACCAATCACTATTGGCTCGACGGATCTACGATTACCTGGTCGAGCACACGAATTGGGACCTAGTGCTCGACTCCGACAACGCCGACGACATCCTGGCGTCACGGACAAAGAGCCGTACCCGCTAATCAGACTACTGACGCGGTACGCCTGATCGAGCCCGCTTGACACCCGCAGCCCAGGCGGCTTGCCTGCTGTCATGCCGACATCGCACTTCGAAACGCTGCTGTACACGACGGCCGGCCCGGTCGCCACCATCACGTTGAACCGACCCGAGCAGCTCAACACCATCGTCCCGCCCATGCCCGACGAGATCGAGGCGGCCGTCGGGCTGGCCGAGCGCGACCACGACATCAAGGTCATCGTGCTGCGCGGCGCCGGCCGGGCCTTCTCCGGCGGCTACGACTTCGGCGGCGGTTTCCGGCACTGGGGCGAGGCCATGATGACGGACGAAAAATGGGACCCCGGCAAGGATTTCGCGATGGTCACCGCGCGCGAGACGGGCCCGACCCAGAAGTTCATGGCGATCTGGCGGGCATCCAAACCGGTGATCGCCCAGGTGCACGGGTGGTGCGTCGGCGGGGCCAGCGACTACGCGCTGTGCGCCGACATCATCATCGCCAGCAACGACGCCGTGATCGGCACCCCGTACAGCCGGATGTGGGGGGCCTACCTGACCGGCATGTGGCTCTATCGGCTGAGCCTGGCCAAGGTCAAGTGGCACTCGTTGACGGGCCGGCCGCTGACCGGCGTGCAGGCCGCCGAGGTCGAGCTGATCAACGAGGCGGTGCCGTTCGAGCGCCTCGAGGCCCGGGTCGCCGAGATCGCCGCCGAGCTGGCACAAATCCCGTTGTCACAATTGCGGGCGCAGAAGCTGATCGTCAACCAGGCCTACGAGAACATGGGCCTGGCATCCACCCAGATTCTGGGCGGCATCCTCGACGGCCTGATGCGCAACACCCCCGACGCACTCGACTTCATCAAAACCGCCGAGACCCACGGCGTGCGCGCGGCCGTCCAACGCCGCGACGGCCCATTCGGCGACTACAGCCAGGCCCCGCCGGAGCAGCGACCCGATCCCGCGCACATCATCGTGCCTGATCGTGATGGATAGTGAGATGGGCTACGAATGTGGCCCCGACGGCACGCCGAGGCCGGAAAAGTGTTACGGTGACAACTATGTCTCGGCTGAGTTCTGGCCTGCGTGCAGGCGCCGTTTTCCTCGCTCTGGGCATCGCCGCGGTGAGTTTCCCCAAGACCGCAGCGGCCGATTCCACGGAGGACTTTCCGATCCCTCGCCGCATGATCGCCACGACGTGCGACGCCGAACAGATACTGGCGGCCACCAGGGACACCAGCCCGGTGTACTACCAGCGCTACATGATCGACTTCAACAACCACCCGAACGTCCAGCAGGCGACCATCGACAAGATCCACTGGTTCTACTCACTGTCGCCCGAGGGTCGCCGCGATTACTCCGAGCACTTCTACGACGGCGGCGTCGATCCGCTGTGGCTGGCCTGGCCCAACCACTTCAAGATCTTCTTCAACAACAAGGGCGTCGTCGCCAAGTCCACCGATGTGTGCAACCAATACCCGCCAGGGGATATGTCGGTGTGGAACTGGTCATAGACCATCCGCACCACCCGGCGCTTCCAGCGCCGGTAAATCGACCCTGGTTTTGACTCGCGGGCGAGTTTAAGATCGGCGATTGGCGGGTACGTGTTCGATCCGCTGATTCGGGGACAAATCAATATTGGTTGACTGGCTGTGTGGTCGATAGTCCCCGACGAGCCGTCACGAAATATTGCCGGCAACTCCGAATCGTCCGCTCTAGCACCAGGACCCACATCATGCACATCACAGCCTTTGGTACTGGGAAGACCGGCTCACGCCGGGATGCTGCGCGGTGAGGACGCGATGAGCCCCGCGGACCCGTCAGCCAGTGGAGTCTCGGACGCGCTGGCCGCGCTCGACTGGCAAGAAATCACCTGCCAGTCCGAGGCCGGCTGCACCAACCGGGCCACGCATGTCGTGCACCGGCACGCGGTGGACAGATGCAACCAGCCAAACCTCGGCCCGTCCGGAAACGTCGTCGACATCCTGTGCGTCGGCTGCATGCGCACGGTCAAGGCCCAGGTCCTGCAGCAGCTGGACCGGATTGCCCGCGGCCCGGGCGCCTACTGCCTGACGTGCGGGGCGCCGGTGCAAAAGCTGAGCGACATCATGCGCAAAACGGTGCAACTGCGCAGCTATGCCTGACGACGGGCCCCGAGGCCCGGGCTCCCCGCCTCGCGATCAGTAGTGCGGCGCGGCCGCCGGGAAGCGGTCGGTGTTCGCCGATTCACCGTTGCTGCCGGGATCATCCCTGGGCAGCAGCAGGGCACGTACCAGCGGACGCGGCCCGAACGGCCGAAGCAGCTGGCTGGCGGGACGGGTGCGAACCTGTTGCGGCCACCAGAACCAGCGCCCCAGCAGCGCGGCGATCGACGGCATCATGAACGAGCGCACGATCAAGGTGTCGAACAACAGACCCAGACCGATGGTGGTGCCGACCTGCCCGACGACCTTGAGATCGCTGAAGATGAACGACGCCATGGTGGCGGCGAACACCAGGCCCGCGGAAGTCACCACCGCTCCGGTGCCGGCCATCGAGCGGATGATCCCGGTTTTCAGTCCGGCGTGGATCTCCTCTTTGAAACGCGACACCAGCAGCAGGTTGTAGTCGGACCCCACGGCCAACATCAAGATGATGGACATCGCCAGCACCATCCAGTGCAGTTTGAAGCCGATGATGTCCTGCCAGACCAACACGGACAGCCCGAAAGAGGCACCCAACGAAATCAGCACCGTGCCCACGATGGTGATCGCGGCGACCAGGCTTCGGGTAATGACCAGCATGATGATCAAAATCAGGCTGGCAGCGGCTATTCCGGCGATCATGAGGTCGTACTTGGACCCGTCGCGCATGTCCTTGTAGACGGCGGCGGTGCCGGCGAGGTAGATCTTGGCGCCCTCCAACGGCGTTCCTTTGATCGCCTCTTTCGCCGCGTTCTTTATCGGGTCGACGTGCGAGATGCCTTCGGGCGAGGCCGGGTCTCCGTCATGGGAGATGATGAACCGGGCCGCGTGACCGTCGGACGACAAGAACATCTTCAGGCCCCGCTTGAAGTCCGGGTTGTCGAAGACCTCCGGCGGTATGTAGAACGAGTCGTCGTTCTTGGCCGCATCGAAAGCCTGACCCATGGCGGTGGAGTTCTGGCTCATCACGTCCATCTGGTCATACAGCGACGACATGGAGCTGTGCATGGTCAGCATCATCTCCTTCATGGTCGTCATGGTCGCGATCATCGGCGGCATTTGGGCCAGCATCTGCGGCATCAACCTGTCCAGCTGGTCGATGTCGCCCGTGAGCGCCACGAACTTCTCGGTGATCTGATCCAAACCGTCGAGCGCGTCGAAGATCGACCGCAAAGACCAGCAGATCGGGATGTCGAAGCAGTGCTTCTCCCAGTAGAAGTAGCTGCGAATCGGGCGCCAGAAATCATCGAAATCGGCGATGTGGTCACGCAATTCGCTCGTCACGTCCACCATCTCATGCGTCAGGCCAGCCATGTGGTGCGTGGTGGCGGCGATCTGCGACGTGATGTTGTACATGCGCTGCATCGTGTCGATGGATTCCTGCATCGCGTCGGCCTGCTTGAGCATGTCCTTCATGCGCTGCTTCATGTACTCCTGGTTTTCGACCTGCGTCGTGTTCTGCATGCTGATCTGGAACGGGATCGACGTGTGCTCGATGGGCGCTCCCAACGGCCGGGTTATCGCCTGGACGCGCGCGATTCCCGGAATGTGGAAGACGCCCCGCGCGATCCGGTCCAACACCAACATGCCCGCCGGATTCCGCATGTCGTGATCGGTCTCGACCATCAGCAATTCCGGATTCATCCGGGACGCGGGAAAATGCCGTTCGGCGGCCGCGTATCCGATGTTCGCGGGAGTGCTCGGGGGCAGATAAAGCCGGTTGTCGTAATTGGTTTGATAGCCGGGCAGGGCGAGCAGACCGATGAGGGCGATCCCAACGGACACCGCGAGAATCGGTCCGGGCCAGCGGACAATGGCGGTGCCCACCCGCCGCCATCCCCGGGTCCTCATCTTTCGCTTGGGATCGAACAGGCCGAAGCGGCTGCCCACCGTCAACACGGCCGGGCCGAGGGTGAGCGCGGCGAAGACGGCGACGAGCATTCCCACCGCGCACGGCACACCGAGCGTCTGGAAATACGGAAGCCGAGTAAAGCTCAGGCAATACATCGCGCCGGCGATGGTCAGGCCGGAGCCCAAAACCACGTGCGCGGTCCCGTGGAACATGGTGTAGAAGGCCTGGTCCCGATCCTCACCAAGCGACCGCGCCTCTTGATATCGGCCGAGGACGAAGATCGCATAGTCCGTCCCGGCGGCGATGGCCAGCAGCACCAGCATGTTCACCGCGAAGGTCGACAGCCCAATGATGTTGTTATACGCGAGAAAAGCCACCACCTGCCGGGCCGCGAACAGCTCGATCAACACCATCAACAGGGTGATAAACACGGTGACAATCGAGCGGTAGACGAAGAGCAGCATCACGATGATCACCACGAAGGTGATCGCCGTGACCCTTTGGACGCTCTTGTCTCCGGCCGACGTTTGATCGGCGGTCAACGCCGCCGCGCCCGTCACGTACGCCTTGACCCCCGGCGGCGGAGGCACGCTGTCCACGATCTTGCGGGCCGCCGCGACGGACTCACTGGCCAAGCTCTCGCCCTGGTTACCGGCGAGATACACCTGGACATAGGCGGCCTTGCCGTCGGTGCTCTGGGAACCGGCGGCCGTCAGCGGATCCCCCCAGAAATCCTGGACGTGCTGCACGTGCTTGGTGT
The nucleotide sequence above comes from Mycobacterium malmoense. Encoded proteins:
- a CDS encoding prolyl oligopeptidase family serine peptidase gives rise to the protein MTSEAAAAQDDPYLWLEEITGEEALEWVRARNEPTLAEFRDARFERMRAEALEVLDTDARIPYVVRRGEYLYNFWRDAANPRGLWRRTTLGSYRTDSPEWDVLIDIDELGRIDDQKWVWAGAGVIEPEHMRALIGLSRGGSDASIVREFDMATREFVVDGFELPEAKSQTAWADPDTLLVGTDFGAGSLTESGYPRVIKRWRRGTPLADAETVFEGTRADVSVSASVDRTPGFERTLLLRALDFWNDEVYELRGSELIRIDAPTDAGVSIHREWLLIELRTDWFRGTTTYAAGSLLAADYDEFLAGTAQLRVVFEPDEHTALNHYAWTRDRLLIVTLADVASRVEIATPPSRDDPLRPAPPRLRSSRGAWRREPQPGIPAATNTVVVTADDTGDEFFLDSSGFITPSKLLRGTGGGQLDEIKAAPTFFDAENISVAQHFVASKDGTPIPYFVVRPNDADGPGPTLLSGYGGFEASRTPGYDGVLGRLWLARGGTYAVANIRGGGEYGPGWHTQAMRAGRHKVAEDFAAVATDLVDRGITTVEQLGARGGSNGGLLMGIMLTQYPEKFGALVCDVPLLDMKRYHLLLAGASWVAEYGDPDDPNDWVFISKYSPYQNISATRHYPPVLFTTSTRDDRVHPGHARKMTAALEAAGHKVWYYENIEGGHAGAADNEQIAFKSALSYSFLWRTLGT
- a CDS encoding crotonase/enoyl-CoA hydratase family protein, translated to MPTSHFETLLYTTAGPVATITLNRPEQLNTIVPPMPDEIEAAVGLAERDHDIKVIVLRGAGRAFSGGYDFGGGFRHWGEAMMTDEKWDPGKDFAMVTARETGPTQKFMAIWRASKPVIAQVHGWCVGGASDYALCADIIIASNDAVIGTPYSRMWGAYLTGMWLYRLSLAKVKWHSLTGRPLTGVQAAEVELINEAVPFERLEARVAEIAAELAQIPLSQLRAQKLIVNQAYENMGLASTQILGGILDGLMRNTPDALDFIKTAETHGVRAAVQRRDGPFGDYSQAPPEQRPDPAHIIVPDRDG
- a CDS encoding DUF5078 domain-containing protein, with protein sequence MSRLSSGLRAGAVFLALGIAAVSFPKTAAADSTEDFPIPRRMIATTCDAEQILAATRDTSPVYYQRYMIDFNNHPNVQQATIDKIHWFYSLSPEGRRDYSEHFYDGGVDPLWLAWPNHFKIFFNNKGVVAKSTDVCNQYPPGDMSVWNWS
- a CDS encoding RND family transporter, which codes for MTDNQAVGLPHMPIFARTIHKLALPVVLFWIGLVVVLSVLVPSLDKVAKQHQVSMSPNDAPSMQAMKRVGKVFNEFNSDSAVMIVLEGDKPLGDDAHHYYDQIVHKLEADTKHVQHVQDFWGDPLTAAGSQSTDGKAAYVQVYLAGNQGESLASESVAAARKIVDSVPPPPGVKAYVTGAAALTADQTSAGDKSVQRVTAITFVVIIVMLLFVYRSIVTVFITLLMVLIELFAARQVVAFLAYNNIIGLSTFAVNMLVLLAIAAGTDYAIFVLGRYQEARSLGEDRDQAFYTMFHGTAHVVLGSGLTIAGAMYCLSFTRLPYFQTLGVPCAVGMLVAVFAALTLGPAVLTVGSRFGLFDPKRKMRTRGWRRVGTAIVRWPGPILAVSVGIALIGLLALPGYQTNYDNRLYLPPSTPANIGYAAAERHFPASRMNPELLMVETDHDMRNPAGMLVLDRIARGVFHIPGIARVQAITRPLGAPIEHTSIPFQISMQNTTQVENQEYMKQRMKDMLKQADAMQESIDTMQRMYNITSQIAATTHHMAGLTHEMVDVTSELRDHIADFDDFWRPIRSYFYWEKHCFDIPICWSLRSIFDALDGLDQITEKFVALTGDIDQLDRLMPQMLAQMPPMIATMTTMKEMMLTMHSSMSSLYDQMDVMSQNSTAMGQAFDAAKNDDSFYIPPEVFDNPDFKRGLKMFLSSDGHAARFIISHDGDPASPEGISHVDPIKNAAKEAIKGTPLEGAKIYLAGTAAVYKDMRDGSKYDLMIAGIAAASLILIIMLVITRSLVAAITIVGTVLISLGASFGLSVLVWQDIIGFKLHWMVLAMSIILMLAVGSDYNLLLVSRFKEEIHAGLKTGIIRSMAGTGAVVTSAGLVFAATMASFIFSDLKVVGQVGTTIGLGLLFDTLIVRSFMMPSIAALLGRWFWWPQQVRTRPASQLLRPFGPRPLVRALLLPRDDPGSNGESANTDRFPAAAPHY